A region of Culicoides brevitarsis isolate CSIRO-B50_1 chromosome 1, AGI_CSIRO_Cbre_v1, whole genome shotgun sequence DNA encodes the following proteins:
- the LOC134828040 gene encoding nucleosome assembly protein 1-like 1: MDDDITEYTRNERPRYPSVDYSLLPHATESVLNLPGGLTPELIPKIQYLKKLQLQTVELDAKFHEKVLELEKQFQIEHDKIFKERSEVVNGLTSVDDEEENHEGIPDFWLIVLKRVPGGLVKEWDEPVLKHLYDIKYKTKTYPQPLSFVLEFHFAPNEYFTNEILTKEYFLRCSPDEGDPLSFDGPVIIHSKGTKIHWKPGKNVTVQMERMQDNGEKEFQPQIQADFQIGHYLKDCVIPRAVLFFTGEVKGDVDPDDARMESLTMIYSNPFEEIPDDLELDD; the protein is encoded by the exons atggatgatGATATCACCGAATACACGAGGAATGAAAGACCTCGATATCCCTCGGTGGATTATTCGTTGTTGCCGCATGCAACTGAATCAGTTCTCAATTTGCCAGGTGGTTTGACGCCCGAATTGATACCAAAAATTCAGTATTTGAAGAAGTTGCAGTTGCAAACAGTGGAATTAGATgcgaaatttcatgaaaaggtTTTAGAGTTGGAAAAGCAGTTTCAGATCGaacatgataaaatttttaaagagagaAGTGAAGTTGTGAATGGATTGACTTCAGTTGATGATGAGGAAGAAAATCACGAAGGAATTCCAGATTTTTGGTTAATTGTGTTGAAACGAGTTCCGGGAGGTTTGGTGAAGGAATGGGATGAGCCAGTGTTGAAA CACTTGTATGACATAAAATACAAGACAAAAACTTATCCGCAACCACTTTCGTTTGTTCTGGAGTTCCATTTTGCTCCAAACGAATATTTTACGAacgaaattttaaccaaagaatattttttgcgaTGTTCTCCTGACGAAGGTGACCCTTTGTCGTTTGACGGTCCTGTGATTATTCACTCAAAGGGCACGAAAATTCATTGGAAGCCCGGTAAAAATGTTACCGTTCAAATGGAGCGCATGCAAGATAACGGCGAGAAGgaatttcaa cctCAAATCCAAGCAGATTTTCAAATCGGACATTATTTAAAAGACTGTGTCATTCCGCGCGCTGTTTTATTCTTTACTGGCGAAGTCAAGGGCGACGTTGATCCAGATGACGCTCGCATGGAAAGTCTCACAATGATTTATTCCAATCcttttgaagaaattccaGACGACTTAGAACTTGATGACtaa